The following are encoded together in the Juglans microcarpa x Juglans regia isolate MS1-56 chromosome 2D, Jm3101_v1.0, whole genome shotgun sequence genome:
- the LOC121249602 gene encoding cold-responsive protein kinase 1-like — protein sequence MNAPHRKIMHMVLIITATWYWWCLRVGVVLADPEINLLNKGCSTYNVSNVSGFYTNLNATFSELRAQLNNGSNKYFATAQQVSGSSPAYAMVQCRNYLSTADCIACFTTAESQIRNCSAANGARVIYDGCFLRYESTSFYDQTTLPGSEGICENQTASQATYFTTAVEALLLDLQVATPKINGFFAASNKEVAVGGGTVYGVAQCVETASETACLDCLKLAYTKAQICLPGKDGRAVDAGCFLRYSDTAFFADNQTTNISPFFGNGSSSKKKAIIGGVVGGVGALLIIALLAWFSLSRRPKAAFRGDILGATELRGPVNYKLKDLKLATKNFSEKNKLGEGGFGDVYKGTLKNGKIVAVKKLDIGKSSRAKADFESEVKLISNVHHRNLIRLLGCCSKGPEQLLVYEYMANSSLDKFLFGERRGSLNWKQRNDIILGTARGLAYLHEEFHVCIIHRDIKTSNILLDDDFQPKIADFGLARLLPEDQSHLSTRFAGTLGYTAPEYAIHGQLSEKVDTYSFGVVVLEIICGRKSSELKIQDEGEYLLSRVWNLHENGKHLDLVDDTLDPNDYTAEEVKKIIEIALMCTQSSATQRPSMSEIVVLLKSKGSTERPPPAKPAYVDSDKKIRGDTSTSTASSKSNATTSFSQFSGR from the exons ATGAACGCCCCGCATAGAAAGATCATGCACATGGTATTGATAATTACCGCAACATGGTACTGGTGGTGTTTGAGAGTGGGCGTCGTACTTGCAGACCCGGAGATCAATCTGTTGAATAAGGGCTGCAGCACCTACAACGTGTCCAACGTCTCGGGTTTCTATACCAACCTGAACGCGACGTTCTCGGAGCTCAGAGCACAGTTGAACAACGGCAGCAACAAATACTTCGCGACTGCACAACAAGTGAGTGGCTCGAGCCCGGCCTACGCCATGGTGCAGTGCAGGAACTACCTCTCCACTGCAGACTGCATTGCTTGTTTCACCACAGCCGAGTCTCAAATCCGCAACTGCTCTGCTGCCAACGGTGCTCGTGTCATCTACGACGGCTGCTTCCTTAG GTACGAGAGCACCAGCTTCTATGACCAGACCACACTGCCTGGTAGCGAAGGGATTTGTGAGAATCAGACGGCATCCCAAGCCACCTATTTTACTACAGCTGTGGAAGCATTGTTATTGGATCTCCAAGTTGCCACTCCTAAAATAAATGGTTTCTTTGCTGCGAGTAATAAGGAAGTGGCGGTTGGTGGTGGTACTGTGTATGGTGTGGCACAGTGTGTGGAAACAGCTAGCGAGACTGCTTGTCTGGATTGCTTGAAACTTGCTTACACCAAAGCACAGATATGTCTTCCTGGTAAAGATGGTAGGGCAGTTGATGCTGGGTGTTTCCTTAGGTACTCGGACACCGCCTTCTTTGCTGACAACCAAACAACTAATATCAGTCCTTTCTTTGGAAATG GAAGTTCGAGTAAGAAGAAAGCCATTATTGGAGGAGTAGTTGGAGGTGTAGGTGCTCTTCTCATTATAGCTTTGTTAGCCTGGTTTTCACTGTCAAGAAGGCCCAAGGCAGCTTTTAGAG GTGACATATTAGGAGCAACTGAATTGCGAGGTCCGGTGAATTACAAGTTGAAGGACTTGAAATTGGCAACAAAGAATTTTAGCGAAAAAAACAAACTCGGAGAAGGAGGATTTGGTGATGTATACAAG GGAACTCTGAAAAATGGGAAAATAGTAGCTGTCAAGAAACTAGATATAGGGAAATCCTCGAGGGCAAAGGCAGATTTCGAGAGTGAAGTGAAACTTATAAGTAATGTTCATCATCGGAATCTGATCCGTCTTCTTGGGTGTTGTAGCAAAGGACCAGAACAACTTCTTGTCTATGAATACATGGCAAACAGTAGTCTGGATAAGTTCTTATTTG GGGAAAGACGAGGATCTCTCAACTGGAAACAGAGAAATGATATAATCCTGGGCACAGCCAGGGGCCTTGCTTATCTACACGAGGAATTCCACGTATGTATCATACATAGAGATATAAAAACCAGCAACATTCTTCTGGATGATGATTTCCAGCCCAAGATTGCAGACTTTGGGTTAGCAAGACTTCTACCGGAGGATCAAAGTCATCTCAGCACCAGATTTGCAGGGACGTT AGGATATACGGCCCCCGAGTATGCAATCCATGGCCAGCTATCAGAAAAGGTAGATACCTACAGCTTTGGTGTCGTCGTCCTTGAAATTATATGCGGCCGAAAAAGCAGCGAACTGAAGATTCAAGATGAAGGGGAATACCTCCTTTCACGG GTATGGAATCTGCACGAGAATGGCAAGCATTTGGACTTGGTTGACGATACCTTAGACCCAAACGATTATACAGCAgaagaagtgaaaaaaataatagagataGCTCTAATGTGCACTCAGTCATCGGCTACACAGAGGCCCTCAATGTCTGAAATAGTTGTTTTACTGAAAAGCAAGGGGTCAACGGAGCGCCCGCCACCAGCTAAGCCAGCCTACGTTGATTCTGATAAGAAAATCCGGGGCGACACATCCACTTCAACCGCATCCTCCAAGTCTAATGCCACCACCTCTTTCTCTCAGTTCTCAGGTCGCTAA